The following proteins are encoded in a genomic region of Methylobacterium tardum:
- a CDS encoding acyl-CoA carboxylase subunit beta, which yields MREIVELLEERRAQARLGGGEKRVEAQHKRGKLTARERIELLLDHGSFEEFDMFVQHRSTDFGMEKQKIPGDGVVTGWGTINGRTVFLFSKDFTVFGGSLSEAHAQKIVKVQDMALKMRAPIIGIFDAGGARIQEGVAALGGYGEVFRRNVMASGVIPQISVIMGPCAGGDVYSPAMTDFIFMVRDTSYMFVTGPDVVKTVTNEVVTAEELGGAKVHTTKSSIADGSFENDVEAILQIRRLLDFLPANNIDGVPELESFDDVDRLDMSLDTLIPDNPNKPYDMGEVIRRVADEGDFFEIQAAYARNIITGFGRIEGRTVGFVANQPLVLAGVLDSDASRKAARFVRYCDAFGIPIVTFVDVPGFLPGTAQEYGGLIKHGAKLLFAYSQATVPLVTIITRKAFGGAYDVMASKHVGADVNYAWPTAQIAVMGAKGAVEIIFRSELGDPEKIAARTGEYEDRFLSPFVAAERGYIDEVIMPHSTRRRIARALGMLRTKEMEQPWKKHDNIPL from the coding sequence ATGCGTGAGATTGTGGAACTCCTCGAAGAGCGGCGGGCACAGGCCCGGCTCGGCGGTGGCGAGAAGCGCGTCGAGGCCCAGCACAAGCGCGGCAAGCTGACGGCGCGGGAACGCATCGAACTTCTCCTCGACCACGGGTCGTTCGAGGAATTCGACATGTTCGTGCAGCATCGCTCCACCGATTTCGGCATGGAGAAGCAGAAGATCCCCGGCGACGGCGTCGTCACCGGCTGGGGCACGATCAACGGCCGGACCGTCTTCCTGTTCTCGAAGGACTTCACGGTGTTCGGTGGCTCCCTCTCGGAGGCGCACGCCCAGAAGATCGTGAAGGTCCAGGACATGGCGCTGAAGATGCGCGCCCCGATCATCGGCATCTTCGATGCCGGCGGCGCGCGCATCCAGGAGGGCGTGGCGGCGCTCGGCGGCTATGGCGAGGTGTTCCGCCGCAACGTCATGGCCTCGGGCGTGATCCCGCAGATCTCGGTGATCATGGGCCCCTGCGCGGGCGGCGACGTCTACTCGCCTGCCATGACCGACTTCATCTTCATGGTCCGCGACACGAGCTACATGTTCGTCACCGGCCCCGACGTGGTGAAGACCGTGACCAACGAGGTCGTCACCGCCGAGGAACTCGGCGGCGCCAAGGTGCACACGACCAAGTCGTCCATCGCCGACGGCTCCTTCGAGAACGACGTCGAGGCGATCCTCCAGATCCGCCGCCTGCTCGACTTCCTCCCCGCCAACAACATCGACGGCGTTCCGGAACTCGAGAGCTTCGACGATGTCGACCGCCTCGACATGTCGCTCGACACGCTGATCCCCGACAACCCGAACAAGCCCTACGACATGGGCGAGGTGATCCGCCGCGTGGCGGACGAGGGCGACTTCTTCGAGATCCAGGCGGCTTACGCGCGCAACATCATCACCGGCTTCGGCCGCATCGAGGGCCGGACCGTCGGCTTCGTGGCCAACCAGCCGCTGGTGCTGGCCGGCGTGCTCGATTCGGATGCGTCGCGGAAGGCCGCGCGCTTCGTGCGCTACTGCGACGCGTTCGGCATCCCGATCGTGACCTTCGTGGACGTGCCGGGCTTCCTGCCGGGCACGGCGCAGGAATATGGCGGCCTGATCAAGCACGGCGCCAAGCTTCTCTTCGCCTATTCGCAGGCGACCGTGCCGCTGGTGACGATCATCACCCGCAAGGCCTTCGGCGGGGCCTACGACGTCATGGCGTCGAAGCATGTCGGCGCCGACGTGAACTACGCGTGGCCGACGGCGCAGATCGCCGTGATGGGCGCCAAGGGCGCGGTGGAGATCATCTTCCGCAGCGAGCTCGGCGACCCGGAGAAGATCGCGGCGCGCACGGGCGAGTACGAGGATCGGTTCCTGTCGCCGTTCGTGGCGGCCGAGCGCGGCTACATCGACGAGGTGATCATGCCGCACTCGACCCGGCGCCGGATTGCCCGGGCGCTCGGCATGCTCCGGACCAAGGAGATGGAGCAGCCCTGGAAGAAGCACGACAACATCCCGCTCTGA